The following coding sequences lie in one Cyanobacterium sp. Dongsha4 genomic window:
- a CDS encoding cation:proton antiporter, protein MAWFYPVFATATSTETASPALILAGVLLTLIVIYFASKVGGELCSRIGLPAVLGELVGGVVIGVSALKLVIFPEGGLSGDESLIIQFLETTANLEPSSAEKVFDSVSEVISVFSELGVIILLFEIGLESDLKELIRVGPSASVVAVAGVVVPFALGTFGLDYFFYLPLIPSIFAGAALTATSIGITAKVLAELGQLSSKEGQIIIGAAVLDDILGIIVLAVVASLAKTGEIQISQIVYLIISAGAFLIGAILIGRLISPWLVGLVNQMKTRGDILITGLIFAFTLAYIANVIQLEAILGAFAAGLILAETEKRKELEEQIIPVADMFVPIFFVCVGAKTDLSVLNPAVPSNREGLIIASFLIVVAIIGKVVAGFTIWGQPEVNKLAVGVGMIPRGEVGLVFAGVGAASGALSPATDAAIIVMVIVTTFVAPPLLKLVFKEPVPTTETESKVN, encoded by the coding sequence ATGGCTTGGTTTTATCCTGTTTTCGCAACAGCAACATCAACAGAAACAGCCAGTCCTGCCCTTATTCTGGCTGGGGTATTATTAACATTAATCGTAATTTACTTTGCAAGTAAAGTCGGGGGAGAGTTATGTTCAAGAATTGGTCTTCCTGCGGTTTTAGGGGAGTTAGTTGGTGGGGTTGTGATCGGGGTATCTGCCCTTAAGTTAGTTATTTTTCCTGAAGGTGGATTGTCAGGAGATGAGTCTTTAATTATTCAATTTTTGGAAACTACAGCTAATTTAGAACCCTCATCAGCAGAAAAAGTTTTTGACAGCGTAAGTGAGGTTATTTCTGTTTTTTCTGAGTTAGGGGTGATTATTCTCTTATTTGAAATTGGTTTAGAATCTGACCTAAAAGAATTAATTAGAGTAGGTCCTTCTGCGTCTGTTGTGGCTGTGGCTGGGGTTGTTGTTCCTTTTGCCTTGGGTACTTTTGGTTTAGACTATTTTTTCTACTTACCCTTAATCCCTTCTATTTTTGCAGGGGCGGCATTGACTGCTACCAGTATCGGTATTACGGCGAAGGTATTAGCTGAGTTAGGGCAGTTAAGCTCAAAAGAAGGTCAAATTATCATCGGGGCGGCGGTTTTAGATGATATTTTAGGTATTATTGTTTTGGCAGTGGTTGCAAGTTTAGCTAAAACGGGAGAAATCCAAATTAGTCAAATTGTTTATCTCATTATTAGTGCTGGTGCATTTTTAATCGGTGCAATCCTCATTGGACGTTTAATCAGTCCTTGGTTAGTGGGTTTGGTGAACCAGATGAAGACGAGAGGAGATATTCTGATTACAGGTTTGATTTTTGCTTTTACTCTGGCATATATTGCTAATGTCATTCAATTAGAGGCGATTTTAGGAGCATTTGCGGCGGGTCTAATTTTGGCAGAGACGGAGAAAAGAAAAGAATTGGAAGAACAAATTATTCCTGTGGCTGATATGTTTGTCCCTATTTTCTTTGTGTGTGTCGGGGCAAAAACTGATTTAAGTGTCTTAAATCCTGCTGTGCCTAGTAATAGAGAAGGATTAATAATTGCATCTTTCTTAATAGTGGTGGCAATTATCGGTAAAGTTGTGGCAGGTTTCACTATTTGGGGACAACCTGAAGTTAATAAGTTAGCAGTAGGTGTGGGTATGATTCCTAGAGGTGAGGTTGGTTTGGTATTTGCCGGTGTGGGGGCGGCTAGTGGGGCACTTTCTCCTGCAACAGATGCGGCAATCATCGTGATGGTTATTGTTACAACTTTTGTTGCACCCCCTTTACTTAAGTTAGTATTTAAAGAGCCAGTACCGACAACGGAAACGGAAAGCAAAGTCAATTAA
- the thyD gene encoding thylakoid membrane protein ThyD — protein MKIAITGATGFIGEQLVNKLAIKHQIVIFTRNIEKAKSAFKASLLSNLEFVSYTPKQAGEWQKKIDGCDAVVNLAGAPIAERWTTDYKREILESRQLGTRMIVEAISQGENKPKVLINASAIGYYGTSETETYTEISPAGNDFLAEVCQSWENEAQKVTSEGVRLAIFRLGIVLGNGGALAKMIPPFKIFAGGPIGSGKQWFSWVHIDDVVNMIENALTSDNIEGIFNATAPYPVTMNQLCETLGNVLKRPSWLPVPSIALELLLGDGAKVVLEGQKVLPQKTQEVMNYDFQYSNLKSALEDIVR, from the coding sequence ATGAAAATCGCAATTACAGGAGCTACGGGTTTTATTGGTGAACAATTAGTCAATAAATTAGCCATTAAACATCAAATTGTCATCTTCACCCGTAATATTGAAAAAGCAAAATCAGCTTTTAAAGCTAGTCTTTTGTCTAACCTAGAGTTTGTATCCTACACTCCCAAACAAGCAGGAGAATGGCAAAAAAAAATAGATGGTTGCGATGCAGTAGTTAATTTAGCAGGAGCTCCCATTGCCGAGAGATGGACTACAGATTATAAGCGAGAGATACTAGAGAGTAGGCAATTAGGTACAAGGATGATTGTAGAGGCAATTTCTCAAGGGGAAAATAAACCAAAAGTTTTAATTAATGCTTCTGCCATTGGTTACTATGGCACCAGTGAAACGGAAACTTATACAGAAATTAGCCCTGCAGGAAATGATTTTTTAGCGGAAGTTTGTCAAAGTTGGGAAAATGAAGCTCAGAAAGTGACATCAGAGGGGGTAAGATTAGCTATTTTTCGTTTAGGCATTGTTTTGGGTAATGGGGGGGCATTAGCAAAGATGATTCCACCTTTTAAAATTTTTGCTGGAGGTCCTATTGGTAGCGGTAAGCAATGGTTTTCTTGGGTGCATATCGATGATGTGGTAAATATGATTGAAAATGCTTTAACGTCTGACAACATTGAGGGAATATTTAATGCTACTGCCCCTTATCCTGTAACCATGAATCAATTATGTGAAACCCTAGGAAATGTTTTAAAACGTCCTTCTTGGTTGCCTGTGCCGAGTATTGCCCTAGAGCTATTGTTAGGAGATGGAGCAAAAGTGGTATTGGAAGGACAAAAGGTTTTACCGCAAAAAACCCAAGAAGTTATGAATTATGATTTTCAGTATTCTAATTTAAAATCTGCCCTAGAAGATATTGTCAGATGA
- a CDS encoding GAF domain-containing protein encodes MNSPRQHSSEALALEVASLKKLVVDLSKYKRAMEAQKELFRSILMMSNVASGKLMLRSILLEISEVTRDLLKAQDASLFILNPTGVITESILARGPTIQEEKTHLIGTILDRGLAGWVYRYRRMALVKDTQQDERWLNFENQPYEVGSALCIPFLRGSLVLGILTLTHPKPRHFNEDMEDFMSMFSPSIAIALDHARIYLESH; translated from the coding sequence ATGAATTCCCCCCGTCAACATTCTTCTGAAGCCCTAGCCTTAGAGGTTGCCTCTCTGAAAAAATTGGTAGTTGATTTGAGTAAGTATAAAAGAGCGATGGAGGCTCAAAAAGAGTTATTTCGCTCTATTCTGATGATGAGTAATGTAGCGAGTGGGAAATTGATGCTACGCTCTATTTTACTAGAAATATCTGAAGTAACTAGAGATTTATTAAAAGCACAGGATGCCAGTTTATTTATTCTCAATCCGACAGGGGTAATTACAGAAAGCATTTTAGCCAGAGGTCCGACAATCCAAGAAGAAAAAACTCACCTGATTGGTACTATTTTAGATCGAGGTTTAGCAGGTTGGGTTTATCGTTATCGTCGTATGGCTTTAGTCAAGGACACTCAACAGGATGAGCGATGGTTAAATTTTGAAAATCAACCCTATGAAGTTGGTTCTGCCCTTTGCATTCCTTTTTTAAGGGGTAGTCTCGTTTTAGGTATTCTAACGTTAACTCATCCCAAACCAAGGCATTTCAACGAAGATATGGAAGATTTTATGAGTATGTTTTCTCCTTCGATCGCGATCGCACTTGACCATGCCAGAATTTATCTCGAAAGCCATTAG
- a CDS encoding DUF389 domain-containing protein, translated as MNKIIQQIYSQWFNKKKIKAIFRWLRMFAYRSMPPSHPEEIKTLHLQLSQDSAWSKDFILCTIASCLIATFGLISNSSAVIIGAMIVAPLMLPLRGLAFSACEGELLLFRRAFFSIVGATLLALFLSSFIAKLVGLPDVGSEIAARTQPNLIDLGIAITAGAISGFGKVRKGISDTLAGTAIAVALMPPLCVVGISLTMDNYTHAIGAFLLYATNLLGITLACMIVFIISGYTKPSQAVGWTSLLTLLLIIPLSASFYRLIQQQRIEREIRTKLINETITVGTEVEDTQIQVVWTTQTPTIYVTLETDKEVTPNQVRLVQDFLNQRLQREFELVFYVVPLHRVTTEIPTDNSQQSDTTKPSKDNIRWQIDKNNYLKPYSP; from the coding sequence ATGAATAAAATCATTCAACAAATTTATAGTCAATGGTTTAACAAAAAGAAGATTAAGGCGATTTTTCGTTGGCTAAGAATGTTTGCTTATCGTTCAATGCCTCCTTCTCATCCTGAAGAAATCAAAACTCTTCATTTACAGTTATCTCAAGATTCTGCTTGGAGCAAAGATTTTATTTTATGTACTATTGCTTCTTGTTTAATCGCTACTTTTGGATTAATTAGTAACAGTAGCGCTGTTATTATTGGAGCAATGATTGTAGCACCATTAATGTTACCTTTAAGAGGACTTGCTTTTTCAGCTTGTGAGGGGGAATTATTATTATTTCGCAGGGCTTTTTTCTCCATTGTGGGAGCTACTTTATTAGCGTTGTTTCTTTCTAGTTTTATTGCTAAATTGGTGGGACTTCCCGATGTAGGCTCAGAAATTGCGGCTAGAACTCAACCGAATTTAATTGATTTGGGTATTGCTATTACCGCAGGGGCTATAAGTGGCTTTGGCAAAGTCAGAAAAGGTATTAGTGATACTTTGGCGGGAACTGCGATCGCAGTTGCTCTGATGCCTCCTTTATGTGTAGTGGGTATTTCCTTAACTATGGATAATTATACTCATGCGATCGGAGCTTTTTTATTATATGCAACTAACCTACTTGGTATCACTCTTGCTTGTATGATCGTGTTTATCATCTCAGGTTATACTAAGCCTAGCCAAGCAGTGGGATGGACTTCTCTGTTAACCTTATTATTAATTATTCCCCTCAGTGCCAGTTTTTATCGCCTAATACAACAACAACGTATTGAAAGAGAAATTAGAACAAAACTTATCAACGAAACTATTACTGTTGGTACAGAAGTAGAAGATACTCAAATTCAGGTTGTGTGGACAACTCAAACACCTACTATTTATGTAACCTTGGAAACTGACAAAGAAGTAACACCTAATCAAGTACGCTTAGTACAAGATTTTCTCAATCAACGTTTGCAAAGAGAATTTGAATTAGTCTTTTATGTAGTTCCTCTCCATCGTGTTACCACAGAAATTCCCACAGATAACTCTCAACAATCAGACACAACAAAACCATCTAAAGATAATATTCGTTGGCAAATAGACAAAAACAACTATCTAAAACCTTACTCCCCATAA
- a CDS encoding ferredoxin-thioredoxin reductase variable chain, with the protein MKIGDRVKVKESVIVYHHPEHKKEPFDIKGMEGELIRIVTEWQGRPVSANFPYLVQFSKKFKAHLKEEEITIVES; encoded by the coding sequence ATGAAAATAGGCGATCGCGTTAAAGTTAAAGAATCTGTGATAGTTTATCATCATCCTGAGCATAAAAAAGAACCTTTTGACATCAAAGGAATGGAAGGAGAATTGATTAGAATTGTAACTGAATGGCAAGGAAGACCTGTTAGCGCTAATTTTCCTTATCTGGTTCAATTTAGCAAAAAATTTAAAGCTCACCTAAAAGAAGAAGAAATTACCATTGTAGAATCATAA
- a CDS encoding response regulator transcription factor codes for MLCLDLPPIGANEKVSINYNILVVEDEQLIRNMIALNLADEGYNVIQAENGREALNVLERIGEENSKEKIDLIILDLMLPEVNGLDICRLLRYRGNNIPILILSAKAAETDRVLGLEIGADDYVTKPFSMKELIARCRALLRRNNINNNISSAIRQFKDITLYTTECRVTVRGEEVSLSPKEFRLLELFMTYPKRVWDREQLIENIWGADFLGDTKTVDVHIRWLREKLELDPSNPEYIVTVRGFGYRFG; via the coding sequence ATGTTGTGTCTGGATTTACCACCAATTGGCGCTAATGAAAAAGTATCAATCAACTATAACATCCTTGTAGTTGAAGATGAGCAGTTGATTCGTAATATGATTGCCTTAAATCTTGCAGATGAGGGTTACAATGTAATTCAAGCAGAAAATGGCAGAGAAGCATTAAATGTTCTTGAGCGTATTGGAGAAGAAAACTCGAAAGAAAAAATAGACCTAATTATTCTCGACTTAATGTTACCAGAAGTAAACGGCTTAGATATTTGTCGTTTACTACGTTATAGAGGAAATAATATTCCTATCCTTATTTTAAGTGCCAAAGCCGCCGAAACAGACAGAGTCTTAGGCTTAGAAATAGGTGCAGACGACTATGTAACTAAACCTTTCAGCATGAAAGAACTTATTGCTCGTTGTCGTGCCTTACTACGAAGAAATAACATCAACAATAATATCTCCAGTGCTATTCGTCAATTTAAAGATATAACCTTATACACCACAGAGTGTAGAGTGACTGTCAGGGGAGAAGAAGTAAGTCTTTCACCCAAAGAATTTCGTCTTTTAGAACTATTTATGACTTATCCTAAAAGAGTCTGGGACAGAGAACAACTCATCGAAAATATCTGGGGTGCTGATTTTCTGGGAGATACAAAAACGGTTGATGTCCATATCCGTTGGCTAAGAGAAAAATTAGAACTTGATCCTAGCAATCCTGAGTACATAGTAACGGTAAGAGGATTTGGCTATCGTTTCGGATAA
- a CDS encoding response regulator transcription factor, which yields MTTGNTSEFPILSERELEILELVATGLTNHDIADKLEISKRTVDNHISNILSKTKTDNRVELVRWALQWGKICLDEVNCCSLPSVSKD from the coding sequence ATGACTACTGGCAACACGTCAGAATTTCCAATTCTATCAGAAAGGGAATTAGAAATCCTTGAATTAGTGGCAACAGGACTAACTAATCATGATATTGCCGATAAACTAGAGATTAGTAAAAGAACTGTTGATAATCATATTAGTAATATTCTTTCTAAAACCAAAACTGATAATCGTGTAGAGTTAGTGCGTTGGGCTTTGCAGTGGGGAAAAATCTGCTTGGATGAAGTGAATTGTTGTAGTCTTCCATCTGTGTCAAAAGATTAA
- a CDS encoding DUF4126 domain-containing protein, producing the protein MHFDNLSLVQILAILSASAAGGLRIGLPLLIIGLIRIDQLWDNIPFLSSFPPQVIIGVLSSWSLFELLGSKKLIGLRIIQIIQLIFSPFVGGIMAVGVARLLEVQITPLWLLGLIGGLFALVLKLVQVGWFFRLGKIPIMFIFIEDFLSAILVVFALDAPKNGGLIAMLLLWIAIRSSTEWKYRKETISKK; encoded by the coding sequence GTGCATTTTGATAACCTTTCTCTTGTTCAAATATTAGCTATTTTGTCTGCATCGGCGGCAGGGGGATTAAGAATCGGTTTACCCCTACTAATTATAGGTTTAATTAGAATAGACCAACTTTGGGATAATATACCTTTTCTTTCGTCATTTCCTCCGCAAGTTATCATTGGCGTTTTAAGCAGTTGGTCATTATTTGAACTATTGGGCAGTAAAAAATTAATAGGGTTAAGAATAATACAAATTATTCAGTTGATTTTTAGTCCTTTTGTGGGGGGAATAATGGCGGTAGGGGTTGCCCGTTTATTAGAGGTACAAATAACTCCTTTATGGTTGTTAGGATTGATAGGAGGCTTATTCGCATTAGTCTTAAAATTAGTTCAAGTTGGCTGGTTTTTCCGTTTGGGAAAAATACCAATAATGTTTATTTTTATTGAAGATTTTTTATCTGCTATTTTAGTTGTGTTTGCCTTGGATGCACCTAAAAATGGAGGTTTAATTGCTATGTTATTACTTTGGATTGCAATACGTAGCTCTACAGAATGGAAATATAGAAAGGAAACTATTAGTAAAAAATGA
- a CDS encoding NIL domain-containing protein, whose protein sequence is MKKRVTLSFPRTVVQMPVTYRLAKEFNIAANIIRAAVAPNQVGKLVLELSGDIDQLEAAIDWMKSNNIGVSLTTGEIIIDEEICVHCGLCTGVCPTESLTINPSSYQLQFRQQTCIVCEQCIPTCPVQAITSNM, encoded by the coding sequence ATGAAGAAAAGAGTAACCCTTAGTTTTCCCCGTACAGTCGTGCAAATGCCCGTCACTTATCGACTAGCAAAAGAATTTAACATTGCCGCAAATATAATTCGAGCGGCTGTTGCCCCTAATCAAGTAGGGAAATTAGTTTTAGAGTTATCGGGAGATATTGATCAATTAGAAGCTGCGATCGATTGGATGAAAAGCAATAACATAGGGGTATCCCTAACAACAGGAGAAATTATTATTGATGAGGAAATTTGTGTTCACTGCGGTTTATGTACAGGAGTATGTCCCACAGAATCTTTAACCATTAATCCTAGTAGTTATCAATTACAATTTAGGCAACAAACTTGTATTGTTTGTGAACAATGTATTCCCACTTGCCCTGTACAAGCCATTACAAGCAATATGTAA
- a CDS encoding NAD(P)H-quinone oxidoreductase subunit N, which translates to MDFSSQIASQLNAVTILPEGIVTVTLLLVLIGDLIFGRKSANTLAYFSVIGLFSAVVALFYGWNNTEITSFLGAFTADNLSIVFRAIVALSTAITILMSIAYIENTGTSLAEFIGIMLTATLGGMLLCGASELVMVFVSLEMLSISSYLMTGYMKRDPRSNEAALKYLLIGAASSAIFLYGSSLLYGLSGGLTNINEIGAVLQAGEGLESLGLAIALVFMIAGIAFKISAVPFHQWTPDVYEGSPTPVVAFLSVGSKAAGFAIAIRLLVTVFEPVAQQWHFIFTALAILSMVLGNVVALAQTSMKRMLAYSSIGQAGFVMIGLVASTTAGYSSIIFYLFIYLFMNLGAFACVILFSLRTGTDKISDYAGLYQKDPLLTLGLSLCLLSLGGIPPLAGFFGKIYIFWAGWQAGLYSLVLVALVTSVISIYYYIRVVKMMVVKEPHEMSEVVKNYPSVRWNMSGMRPIQISLIILTIATSLIGILSNPVVNVANQSVTSSRVLEASLTQASANIDSTMDDQTKNIALR; encoded by the coding sequence ATGGATTTTTCCAGTCAAATAGCTAGTCAACTAAATGCGGTCACAATTCTGCCAGAAGGAATTGTTACTGTAACTTTATTATTAGTCTTAATTGGTGATTTAATTTTTGGACGTAAATCAGCTAACACTTTAGCATACTTCTCCGTAATTGGTTTATTTAGTGCTGTTGTTGCCTTATTTTACGGTTGGAATAACACAGAAATAACCTCTTTTTTAGGTGCTTTCACCGCCGACAATTTGAGTATTGTTTTTCGTGCCATTGTAGCCCTTTCAACGGCGATAACTATATTAATGTCTATTGCCTATATTGAAAACACAGGAACATCTCTCGCTGAATTTATCGGTATTATGCTTACTGCTACTTTAGGGGGAATGCTTTTATGTGGGGCATCTGAATTAGTAATGGTGTTTGTATCCTTAGAAATGCTTAGTATTTCTTCTTATTTAATGACAGGATACATGAAACGAGATCCCCGTTCTAATGAAGCCGCTTTGAAATATTTGCTAATTGGTGCGGCAAGTTCTGCTATTTTCCTTTATGGTTCATCCTTGCTCTATGGTTTGTCTGGGGGATTGACCAACATTAACGAAATCGGTGCCGTATTACAAGCAGGAGAAGGTTTAGAATCTCTTGGTTTAGCCATCGCCTTAGTATTTATGATTGCAGGGATTGCGTTTAAAATTTCTGCTGTGCCTTTCCACCAGTGGACTCCCGATGTTTATGAAGGCTCTCCTACTCCAGTAGTTGCATTTTTATCTGTGGGTTCAAAAGCGGCAGGATTTGCGATCGCAATTCGTTTATTAGTCACAGTATTTGAACCAGTAGCTCAACAATGGCATTTCATTTTTACCGCTTTAGCCATTTTAAGTATGGTGTTAGGCAACGTAGTGGCATTAGCTCAAACTAGCATGAAACGTATGTTAGCGTACTCTTCCATCGGACAAGCAGGATTTGTCATGATTGGTTTAGTTGCTAGTACAACAGCAGGTTACTCAAGTATAATCTTTTACTTGTTTATTTATCTATTCATGAACCTCGGTGCTTTTGCCTGTGTGATTTTATTCTCTTTAAGAACGGGAACAGATAAAATTAGTGACTATGCAGGACTATATCAAAAAGACCCCTTACTAACTTTAGGATTAAGTCTTTGTTTACTATCCCTAGGCGGAATACCCCCCTTAGCAGGATTTTTCGGCAAAATCTACATTTTTTGGGCAGGTTGGCAAGCAGGACTTTATAGCCTTGTTTTAGTAGCCCTCGTTACCAGTGTTATCTCCATCTACTACTACATTAGAGTAGTCAAAATGATGGTTGTTAAAGAACCTCATGAAATGTCCGAAGTAGTGAAAAACTATCCTTCCGTGCGTTGGAATATGAGTGGAATGCGTCCTATTCAAATTAGTTTAATCATTTTAACCATTGCCACATCCCTTATCGGAATATTATCTAACCCCGTAGTTAACGTTGCTAATCAATCTGTAACTAGCAGTCGTGTTTTAGAAGCATCTTTAACTCAAGCTAGTGCTAATATTGATAGTACGATGGATGACCAAACAAAAAACATCGCTCTGCGTTAA
- a CDS encoding MerR family transcriptional regulator, whose product MDKQFFTSKEAATIAGLTYRQVEYWRKKEIIVPTVNTEGSGHNVYYSLSELWQLALMGYLLDMGLDFKVCSQILGEFKERHEELMKHPLDFPHLKYTLCPHPEKGLTLTHLSAIEITKALMRGESILMLWTENVNQRLIEGLSLVLTPKKNLC is encoded by the coding sequence ATGGATAAACAGTTTTTTACAAGCAAAGAAGCGGCAACCATTGCAGGATTAACTTATCGTCAGGTGGAATACTGGCGTAAGAAGGAGATTATTGTGCCAACGGTTAATACTGAAGGTAGTGGTCACAATGTCTATTATTCTCTGTCTGAGCTTTGGCAGTTAGCCTTAATGGGCTATCTGTTAGATATGGGCTTGGATTTTAAGGTTTGTTCTCAAATATTGGGTGAATTTAAGGAACGCCATGAAGAACTAATGAAACATCCTCTTGATTTCCCCCACCTTAAGTACACTTTATGTCCCCATCCAGAAAAGGGCTTGACTCTTACCCATCTTTCTGCCATTGAAATAACCAAGGCTTTAATGAGGGGTGAGAGTATTCTGATGTTGTGGACGGAGAATGTTAATCAAAGGCTTATTGAAGGTTTATCCCTCGTTTTAACTCCAAAAAAAAACCTTTGTTGA
- a CDS encoding DEAD/DEAH box helicase family protein, with protein MNEAETRAKLIDPTLHQRGWTEDHIRREETAGSIVIIDDQPRKLGKGRVDYILRLRLSETTQPVAVAIIEAKAEYAPPNQGLEQVKRYGKLSNVPFVYSSNGHLFVEYDAFTGKTSKPKTLSQFPTPQDLQARYEQHKGFKLDAEIAKPLLTPYRGGEASRRYYQDAAIRAVFEKIASCYEGNEALRALLSLATGAGKTYIATQILCRIADAGQLRRALFICDRTELRDQASAALKGIFGDDVAVISGKNPQKNARILVATYQTLDVDDSPQPLITDDPPQPPLIRGEKTKQVPLSKGDKGGSNFLVNNYPENYFSHIIIDECHRSAWGKWSLVLTRNPEAVQIGLTATPRKLDTTEDTPEVREDLQITADNVRYFGEPVYEYDIGQGIEDGYLAVCSIHPRNINLDHTGITIEEILARNPVDSITGQPVTEEEIRERYECTSYERRIELPDRVLVMCKDLFSALVQRGKPEQKTVIFCVSDKHADEVAITMNNIYVDWCGQNNRQPLPDYAFKCTAKSSGNDYLPDLKESSRSHFIATTVDLLTTGVDVPPLENIVFFRYMRSPLTFYQMIGRGTRLHPPSGKLMFRVYDYTNATRLFGVEFLTKLSPRKDDKTGNKVKEKGGSYNVESQKIITVEGFDVRISAGQKSILTMVNGETIPVSVEEYRERLGKRLIEEVSNIALFREIWIKPNTRNQLMSILPDGGRSPLVLRAVSELEDYDLFDILGELGYGIQLRTRKQRAEAFEYKQEKWLEMMPEATGKTIKAITAQFAQNGTEELENPKLFQLPMVKKAGGIGALKEFGDPKEILLETKMRLFAA; from the coding sequence ATGAATGAAGCAGAAACTAGAGCTAAGTTAATTGATCCAACGTTACATCAAAGGGGATGGACAGAAGATCATATTCGTAGGGAAGAAACGGCGGGGAGTATCGTTATTATTGATGATCAGCCCCGTAAATTGGGTAAGGGTAGGGTTGACTATATCTTAAGGTTAAGATTATCAGAAACAACTCAACCCGTCGCAGTGGCAATTATCGAAGCGAAGGCAGAATATGCACCGCCGAATCAAGGTTTAGAACAGGTGAAACGTTATGGCAAGTTGTCGAATGTGCCTTTTGTTTATAGTTCTAATGGTCATTTATTTGTGGAATATGACGCTTTTACGGGAAAAACCAGTAAGCCTAAAACGTTGAGTCAGTTTCCTACTCCTCAAGATTTACAGGCTAGGTATGAACAACATAAGGGTTTTAAGTTAGATGCGGAAATAGCGAAACCTTTATTAACTCCCTATCGTGGTGGGGAAGCGTCAAGGCGATACTATCAGGATGCGGCGATTCGAGCGGTATTTGAGAAGATTGCTTCTTGTTATGAGGGTAATGAGGCTTTAAGGGCTTTATTGAGTTTGGCTACTGGTGCAGGGAAAACCTATATTGCGACTCAAATTCTCTGTCGTATAGCCGATGCAGGACAGTTAAGACGGGCTTTATTTATCTGTGACAGAACCGAATTAAGGGATCAAGCTAGTGCGGCTTTAAAGGGGATTTTTGGGGATGATGTGGCGGTGATTTCGGGTAAGAATCCTCAGAAAAATGCACGGATTTTAGTGGCTACCTATCAAACTTTAGATGTAGATGATTCCCCCCAACCCTTAATTACAGATGATCCCCCCCAACCCCCCTTAATAAGGGGGGAGAAGACAAAACAAGTCCCCCTTAGCAAGGGGGATAAAGGGGGATCAAATTTCTTAGTCAATAATTATCCCGAAAATTACTTCAGTCATATCATTATAGATGAGTGTCATCGATCGGCGTGGGGTAAATGGTCATTAGTTTTAACTCGTAATCCTGAAGCGGTGCAAATTGGTTTAACTGCTACTCCTCGCAAGTTAGACACTACCGAAGACACCCCCGAAGTGAGGGAAGATTTACAGATTACGGCGGATAATGTCCGTTATTTTGGTGAGCCTGTTTATGAGTATGATATTGGACAAGGTATTGAGGATGGTTATTTAGCGGTTTGTTCTATTCATCCTCGTAATATCAATTTAGATCATACGGGTATCACTATTGAGGAGATTTTGGCACGGAATCCAGTGGATAGTATTACAGGGCAACCCGTCACCGAGGAGGAGATTCGAGAGCGTTATGAGTGTACTAGCTATGAGCGTCGTATAGAGCTTCCCGATCGAGTTTTAGTGATGTGCAAAGACTTATTCTCGGCTTTAGTACAAAGGGGCAAACCTGAGCAAAAAACTGTTATCTTCTGTGTCAGTGATAAACACGCTGATGAGGTGGCTATTACCATGAATAATATTTATGTGGATTGGTGTGGTCAAAATAACCGTCAACCGTTGCCTGATTATGCTTTTAAATGTACGGCAAAAAGTTCTGGTAATGATTATTTACCTGATTTAAAGGAGTCTTCGAGAAGTCATTTTATCGCTACTACGGTGGATTTGTTGACTACTGGGGTGGATGTGCCTCCGTTGGAAAACATTGTCTTTTTCCGTTATATGCGATCGCCTCTTACTTTTTATCAGATGATTGGTAGGGGTACAAGGTTACATCCGCCTTCGGGTAAGTTGATGTTTCGGGTTTATGACTATACCAATGCTACTCGTTTATTTGGGGTGGAGTTTTTGACTAAGTTATCACCCCGTAAGGATGATAAGACAGGCAATAAAGTTAAGGAGAAGGGGGGTAGTTATAATGTGGAATCTCAAAAAATTATTACTGTGGAAGGTTTTGATGTACGCATTAGTGCAGGGCAAAAGTCTATTTTAACGATGGTAAATGGTGAGACGATTCCGGTGAGTGTGGAGGAATACCGAGAAAGGTTAGGGAAACGGTTAATTGAGGAGGTGTCGAATATTGCTCTATTTCGAGAGATTTGGATTAAGCCTAATACCCGTAATCAGTTAATGAGTATTTTACCTGATGGGGGGCGATCGCCTTTAGTATTAAGAGCAGTATCGGAGTTGGAAGACTATGATTTGTTTGATATTCTAGGGGAATTGGGTTATGGTATTCAGTTACGCACCCGTA